In the Arachis hypogaea cultivar Tifrunner chromosome 20, arahy.Tifrunner.gnm2.J5K5, whole genome shotgun sequence genome, CCACCCAGTGAAGCTAAAAGCAGCATTGGTTGTGAGTACCATCCTGAAAAGGACAACTTCTCTCATGTAGTAAGGATGTAAAAATCTCTTTTTCATATCTGATTGCTACAGAGTCATTTATATTCTGATATAGCTAGCTGTTTATgtgttcaaatttttaatttcccTTTGGTCATGGATATGAGGAATCCAATTCATTGTCAACTTTGTTGGAACACAATCAGAATGAGTCTAACATGTATATTCATTTTGAtacttttttttcccctttttgtaGTGAGTTCAAATGGTACAATCTTCCTGGCACTCTTCCACCTCAGATGGTTAAGCTTCCTTACCTCAGAGAAATGTATGAACTATGTACACCTTAAAATGCTCCATTAGTTATTCTATATTAAAATATAGTTACTTTAACTTCTTGATTtgttaatttaaatgaaaaaaaattctcTCATTATAGTGATCTTTCTCTCAACTACCTAAATGGTACCATCCCAAAGGAATGGGCTTCAATGAAACTGACTACAATGTAAGTTCTTATCAACTAATTAAGCTTGCATCCAACAActtgtattttttcttttaatgaatGCAACAAAATTATGCAGTGCTCTAATGGCTAATCGTTTATCGGGGGAGATTCCTAAGGAGTTGGGAAATATTACAACTCTAGTGAACCTGTAAGATTATTCTCATACATTTATCTTGTGGAGATTTACTTTGATTGAAGTCCAATAGTGTTATTTCTTTGAGCATTATTAAGGGTATAATGCATTTATCATTCTTTCACCTCAAATTAGGGACCTTGAAGCAAACCAATTATCTGGTCATGTACCCTCTCAACTTGGAAATCTGATTAACCTGCAAAGATTGTAAGACAATGaatttctatttattttctaagacCCTTGTATTTTATTGCAAAGAACAATGTTTTTATGTCATACTCCATCATGCAGGGTTCTATCATCCAATAATTTGTCTGGGACCCTACCAGAGACATTTGCTCTATTACATAATTTGACAGAGTTGTAAGTTTCTAttgatatttttctttataaaataaaTGCTGTCACTTTTATTGATAAATATCTTCTCATCATGCATTGCAGTAGGATAAGTGATAATAGTTTCAGTGGAAAAATACCCAGCTTCATTCAGAACTGGAAGCTACTTCAAAGACTGTGAGATTGCATttagctctttttttttctttttacaaaataTTCTATCTATGTGGCAAGTCTTCACAATATGCTATAAATATGTACATATTTGAAGAGAGATGCATGCAAGTGGACTGGAGGGACCAATCCCATCAAATATATCTCTTTTGAGTAATTTAACTATTTTGTAAGTAAAATTTATACTGTTAGTTTCTGTAATGTTTTCCCTCCAGTTCATCATATTTAGCTCATTGTGGTGAATATTATACAGGAGGATTAGTGACATAGATGGTCCAAGTCAGGATTTTCCAGTTTTAAGCagcatgaaaaaaatgagaagatTGTATGTTGAGTTCAATCTTCTATGGGTTTAAAGTAGATGCCACATTATCTACCATTGTTTGATTTAAACTAATCCAGTCTTTTTCATTTAGGGTTTTGAGAAACTGCAATATTACTGGAGAGATTCCTAGTGACATCTGGAAAATGGAGAATTTGAAAATGCTGTAAGACATTTGATTTCCCCTTCTTTTTTGATGCCTaaggtttttctttctttttcttttttttttttcccttcttaGTTCTTTTGTTACTGGGATCAAATTCAACTATCATAACTCTCTACCCCTTGATACATCAATAGGACATACTTTCCCATGTATATATAGATGCATACACAGACACAGACACACATAGATtggtatataaaaatattatgctCCTGCATCCTATTCATTTTTTCATACCTGATAAAATGCTGTTGTATAAGGAGATGGATCCTTTTGTCCACAAGAAATGGGACTAGTGTTTAGAGGAATCTAAAAGTTATTAAGGTAATATGCAAAGCTGTGTTAGTTTTAAAGAGTTCTGTGATAATTCTGAAGTGAAAATTCTAGTATGCTAGAATAAATAGGGGGGTAACATCAAAACATGTTCATTGATAAATGTCCATGAAAGATACATATGTATATGCCACCACAGCTtatattaacatatataattaagtGTAAAATGAAATGGTTTCcctgctttcctatttttatcattttaggCTGCATCTACTGTTTCTTGGATGCTGTTTTAAACAGCATATTCATTAACTAGTATTTGCTTTCAAGAGCAAATTACATAACGTTGCTTCATATAACTTGGTGATTCACAAGAACAAAACTTAGTAGTATACTACCATAACTGTATTTCAGAATAGTAAGCACACAAGCTTCTTAGTTTggaaatttatttcaaattttgtagGGATGTGAGTTTTAATCAGTTGGTTGGCGAAATTCCAACTATCAAACCTGCAGCACCAATGACTTTTATGTGAGTATGCTTATATAAATTTTAGAATATACTGCAGTGTTCAAATGTAAATAGTAACACTTTTTTTCCCCAGCTTCCTAACTGGCAACAAACTAACTGGTAATGTACCTGACTCAATCTTGGCGGCGGGAGGCAATGTGTATGTCTCTTAACAGTCATTTTATTGGATGAATTCTTCGCTAGTTGAATATGAATTGTGTGCATGTTGGTATGATGAAATTGTTCATTTCATTACTGATAACatctctttctcatttttcttatgCAGTGATCTTTCTTATAACAACCTTACGTGGCAAGGACCTGGGCAATCTGCTTGTCAAGATAACTTGTTAGAAATGCAAAATATTTTGAAGTATTAGTAAAGTATCTTCAAATTTGATGCTATTAGTAGTAAACTGATGATGGTTTCACCTTGTTTGAGTTTGTCAGGAATTTAAACTTAAACTTGTTCCGGAGTTCTTTGGGGACCACAAAATTGTAAGTTTTCAATTCTTTCATCTTTCAATAATTTACTGTTCAACTATGTTGCAAAATGGAGTTCTGGTGATATCATTTTTGCTCTTGATTTTCGACAGACAGGATGTTCTCCCATGTTCAAAGACCTTTAAGTGTCCTAGATGTAAGTATGGGCTCTTTAATACTTTGGAATGTTAACATGATGATCATCTCAGAAGATGCATTATCATGGATGCTCTTAGTTATTCTATGATTTTTCATTTCTATATATATGTAACTTTCAATTTAATACTGTATCAGACTCAAGCTGTTTGCATGTGAATAGTGGTGGAAAGGATGTAATGATGAAAGAAAATGGTCAAAATATCCTTTATATAGGGGATAGTGTGCCGGGTGGTACTGCTGAATATTATAATGACCTTAAAAAGCTTTGGGGGTTTAGCAGCACTGGTGACTTCATGGATGATGATGACATCCAAAATACACGTTACACCAAGACATTGTCACCTTCAAATTTGTCTGAATTATATGCAACGGCACGAGTGTCCCCTATTTCGCTCACCTATTTCCATTATTGCTTGGAAAATGGGAACTATACAGTAAAGCTCCACTTTGCAGAAATACAGTTTACTAATGATAGGACATGTAACAGTCTTGGGAAACGCTTATTCGATATCTATGTCCAGGTATCAGTCAAAATGAAGTTAATATGTTTTGTTGTCCAAATCAGGACTTAAAAAGATTGGTCTGTTTCAGGATGGACTAGTTTTGAAGGATTTTAACATTGAAGAGAAAGCACATGgtgctcaaaaaccatatatagCAACAATTCCTAATGTCAGCGTAACAGACAATATTCTAGAGATCCGACTCTACTATGCTGGCAAGGGAACTGAAAGGGTTCCTTATCCTGCAGCTTATGGTCCCCTCATATCAGCTTTCTCTATTGTTTCTAGTGAGTCATATCAGCCTAAGCAACATTTGATCACAACATCTTCACATTGAACTGGAGGCTTCATATCTAAATACTTTGACAGTATTCCCTTTTAGTGCTAGTGCATGAAAGTTTGATAAGGACAACTCGCTTatggttttcttcttttctcctgCAGATTCTAAACCTTGTTCAGTCCAAAAGAAAGCAGTGAATTATATAATAGTTGGAGTTGGATTTGGAATTACAGCTCTTTGCCTAGTCCTTATTATAGTAGGGATTCTTTGGTGGAAACACTTCTTCAAAGGAATAATTAGGACAGAAAAAGGTGAATACCTTCATTTTCACATCATTCCAAAATTCGTTCATTTAATTTGCTAGAGTGATATCTGACTTTAAGCATCTAAAATCAACCACATAGCCTTAGCATCCGGGAAGCTGGCTAAGGGATCCCGGCTTGGTAATGAAATAATGATAGACCATATGAGATATATTGCATGGTGAAGTAGGTCAGGTAGTGCAAAAGATTTCCCAAACTACAATATTTTATTTCACTGGCACACATTCATATTTTTTTGGTTGACTTATTGGACAGGTGTTGATGGACAATATAATCAGACAGGGACATATACATTAGAACAAATTAGAGCTGCCACAAATGATTTCTCTCCTGCTAACAAGATTGGGGAAGGTGGTTTTGGTCCTGTCTACAAGGTATTAAAGAGTGAACACACTTCTTGCAAGGCACACAGAATTTTGTTGTTTGGACTCAGCATGTAAAGTTCTGAATAACATTTGGATTTCAGGGTCAGTTATCCGATGGTACTTGGGTAGCGGTCAAACAGCTTTCTTCGAAGTCACGGCAGGGGAATCGTGAATTTTTAAATGAGATAGCCATGATATCTTGTTTGCAACACCCTAATCTTGTGAAACTTCATGGATTTTGCATTGAAAACAATCAACTAATGCTGGTGTATGAGTACATGGAAAATAATAGCCTGGCTCATGCTTTATTCAGTAAGTATACCAGCAGTTCAATCAACAAATTCAGCAGCAGAAATAGAAATTTTTTACAACTTCATTTTGTTCATTCTGTAGGCTCAGAGAATCAGCTTAAACTTGATTGGTCAACAAGGCATAGAATCTGTATTGGCATAGCAAAAGGTCTTGCATTTCTTCATGAAGAATCTAGACTCAAGATTGTTCATCGAGATATCAAATCTACTAATGTGTTACTGGATGGGAACTTAAACCCTAAAATATCCGATTTTGGGTTGGCTAGGCTTGATGAAGAGGAAGAGACTCACATCAGCACCAGAGTGGCAGGAACAGTGTGAGTTATCTGTCACCTGGCAATACAAAATCTGAGtaatgtttttattattatgaaCTGAATTTGTTCTTTTTTGTTTTGCAGAGGATACATGGCACCGGAATATGCATTATGGGGTCACCTGTCTTACAAGGCTGATGTATACAGTTATGGAATTGTGGTCTTGGAAATTGTCAgtggaaagaacaataaaagttACATGCCAAGTGATGATTGTCTTTGTCTTTTAGATAAGGTATTCTACTATGTTACTATCTCTTTTCCATGTTTGTCATTGTAAACCAAAACCATCTTGTTCTTTTGATAGCTATCCAATGCAAACATCAGTTTTGTATAACAAAGATAATAATTATTAACATTGCAGGCATTTCATCTTCAATCCACTGAAAACATAATGGCACTGGTTGATGAAAGGCTGGGATTAGAGGTGAACCCAACCGAAGCAGAAAACATGTTGAAAGTAGCTCTGCTGTGTACGAATGTATCGCCGTCTCTTAGGCCTACAATGTCAGAGGTTGTGAACATGCTTGAAGAAAAAACTAGCATCCCAGATGTTGTACCGGAATCTTTTTTTCGTGAAGATTTAAGGTTTAGAGCCATAAGAGACATCTATCAACACGGTGAAAATCAAAGTTTGTCTTCAAGCAAAACAGGCAGTTTAATAGGATATTTTGTACCTACTTCTTCCTCAGTCTCTGGCAATGACATGCATGaaatatgctcaaaatcataGGGAAGCACAATTTTAATGATCAATAGTTTAGGCTTTTTTAGCATATAGAAGACTTGCATTTGGCCATTTTTCACTCTAGTATAAACTTGTGTATAGGATGAATACTGCATTTGAAATCTTCAATATTGTTCTAGTATATTTTTGTCTAAagaaaacattaactttcaaaattaTAAACTACAAACTATTTTCATTGACACAAATATTAAAAGACACATTCAAATTACAAAAAGTGCTCCATTCCAAGAAAGGCCAACATATCTAATCACCATATGTTCCAATCCTAACCATAAGATTTCCAACCGTTTCTTTGGATTCCCTGAGCACCTTGACACTCCTATTCAGCTTGTCACGCTTCCCTGCAATGGAAGGTGACTCCTCCAGCAGCCTTTCAATTCCACCACCCTTTGGTGACATCAAGTCATGAACAATTTCTTTTTCCAGGTCTTTGTTCACAAGATTGTGGATACTTAGCATCAAATGCATCGCAATGCTATCAATGAACCTCTTCTGTACGATCCTCCAGTAAGCAATCATCCTCACTTTTAAGTCAAAAGCTTGAGTAAGCATACTGGAATATTGCTTCAGATGAGCAACATCGATTTCTCCAACACCTTCAAGCTTCACCTTTGAAGTCTGATTATTCTGATGATCCAAAACAGCTTTTACAAAACCATCTTGCTGCAAAATCAACTTCTTGTACTCTCCAATGAACTCAGGGTTGCAGGTATAATCAGTCAGCTTCTCCATTTCAACAACAACCAAGACATGCTTAATAGAACTCTCTTTCATCTTGGAGATAAGAGACTGGCCGGCACGCCGTGTAGAAACCTGAAGCTGATAATAACTCTCACAATGACGCATCAAAACAGAACTCACAACAGTTTCCAAATATTCCCACACATTACGAACAAAATCAATTGGCATGTGAGCAATTGCCTTAACCTTCCTCTGATGTATTGATAGAAAAGCAGTTCTTGGCATGAAGTTGGGCAAACCAATCCATTTAGCTTCTTGCAGCTCCCTAATCTCGTCCATGAGAAAATCTTTCGTGGCCTCTTTTTCAGAGAACTTTTGAAGATCATTAGAGTATGAATCCAGCAAATCAACTAACCTTGCAGTGCAGTGCATATTCTTTTCATCAGGGTACTCATCAAACTCCCCTCTCAGAAGAATCTTCCTCAATGACTCTTTGGATAAACCAATGATATGCATAAATGCAGTCATAGCATCAGCAACACAAGTCAGATTCACAGGCAACTTATCCAACTCAGATAAATTGTAAGTCAGCTTCTCATtgattttctttacaatttctggTAGAGTTTTGGATATGATCATGCCTTGAACCTGAACTAGCCTCTGTGCCAGAACAGGAACACCAACAATGGATTTGTCAATCTTTGAAAGCATTGGATGAGACTCAAAAAGCCTCTCTTCTTCAATCCTCGCCTCCTCATAAGATTCATCGCCAATCCTGTTCCTGACACAGACATAACCAAGACCAATGTTAACATCATCAGCAGTTACCTTCTCCAACAAGCCTTCAGGAGACTTATCAGCTTTTGTTACAACAGCCAAGGTTCTCAAACCAGTTTTATCCACAGACTGAGACATTCTTATGGATTCACAAGTAGTAAAATCAACGGTAGCAGAAAGAACATTCAGAATAATGCTCTCTTCAGGCTTAATATACTCCATGATAATATCCTTGATCTGATCATAGATATTTTCAGGCTGGCCATGAACAGGAACCCTAGTAATACCAGGAAGATCCACCATTGTCAAGTCAGGAACACCATTTTTCTTCACCACCAATGTCAAAGGGGTGTTTGATATCCCTTTGCCATTTCCAGCAAGTTCTTCAGTGGCAATGTTGATAGCATCAGACACATTGTCTTCATCTGTTGAGATGCTCTTGCCATTGAACTCAAGCATGAGTTCAGGATTTGAAAGATGACTTTGGAGCCTCATAACAAGAGGAACCCTGGTGCATATGCCTTGGCCACGTGGCAAGCTGATGCCAGCAAGAGATTCAAGCACACTAGACTTGCCAGAACTTTGatcaccaacaacaacaatggttgGAAGCTGAATCCCTTCCTTGGCAATGTTGAGTCTCCTGAGATTCTCAACAGCATCAAGAATAGGACGAATCTTCTCATTGTAGGATGAGACAATAGGAGCAATAATAGTTGAAACAGGTTCAGGGTTTTCTCCATGTACTACTGCAAGTGAGTCATCTTTGTTGGTTCTCCTGGTTTTCTTTGCTGTTCCCACCATATTAGTTTCTCTCAAGTGTAAACAAAATGGTTATGGTAAAATGAGATGCGAGTAGTGGGGATAAGGAACAAGTGTGTGTATTTATACGTAGGGAGAGTGAGTGAGGGAAGATGCATGGAATAAATGGCGTTTGGTttatcaaagaaaaagggaattgaAGCATGCAAAGTTTTTAAGGGGAATTGGAGTTACAGTTGAAATGCTGCTGCTATTGCTTGGGCTCTTCACCAAAATTAATTTCAAGGGGAATTGCACTTCTACTTTCATTTATTTTCACACGGTTTTCTATATACACAAAGTCTAAGGAGTCGGTGTTTTCATTAACTAGCAGAAAAAAATGTGTAATTT is a window encoding:
- the LOC112735003 gene encoding dynamin-related protein 4C-like, which produces MVGTAKKTRRTNKDDSLAVVHGENPEPVSTIIAPIVSSYNEKIRPILDAVENLRRLNIAKEGIQLPTIVVVGDQSSGKSSVLESLAGISLPRGQGICTRVPLVMRLQSHLSNPELMLEFNGKSISTDEDNVSDAINIATEELAGNGKGISNTPLTLVVKKNGVPDLTMVDLPGITRVPVHGQPENIYDQIKDIIMEYIKPEESIILNVLSATVDFTTCESIRMSQSVDKTGLRTLAVVTKADKSPEGLLEKVTADDVNIGLGYVCVRNRIGDESYEEARIEEERLFESHPMLSKIDKSIVGVPVLAQRLVQVQGMIISKTLPEIVKKINEKLTYNLSELDKLPVNLTCVADAMTAFMHIIGLSKESLRKILLRGEFDEYPDEKNMHCTARLVDLLDSYSNDLQKFSEKEATKDFLMDEIRELQEAKWIGLPNFMPRTAFLSIHQRKVKAIAHMPIDFVRNVWEYLETVVSSVLMRHCESYYQLQVSTRRAGQSLISKMKESSIKHVLVVVEMEKLTDYTCNPEFIGEYKKLILQQDGFVKAVLDHQNNQTSKVKLEGVGEIDVAHLKQYSSMLTQAFDLKVRMIAYWRIVQKRFIDSIAMHLMLSIHNLVNKDLEKEIVHDLMSPKGGGIERLLEESPSIAGKRDKLNRSVKVLRESKETVGNLMVRIGTYGD